A region of Mesorhizobium sp. M3A.F.Ca.ET.080.04.2.1 DNA encodes the following proteins:
- a CDS encoding NAD(P)-dependent oxidoreductase — protein sequence MAVETPELTIVLNDYAAESYARLIKERFPQVRTLVAPDSDRLERYIGEADALLGARFPVEVFDKAKKLRWFQCANAGIDTIFPIRDRVGELMVTNARGIHGDVIADHVMAGVTMLHWDFRRFLREQNDRQWSPRFVAPLAEKTLGVVGLGSIGATIARRAKSAGMTVVGSKRDISLPVEGVDRLFASDALEDLLPLCDFVVLALPGTPETAGAIEAAEIGLIRPHAFLNQYRSRQRCGGGRTHQGAADRRDRRCNA from the coding sequence ATGGCTGTTGAAACCCCAGAACTTACTATTGTCCTCAACGACTATGCCGCCGAATCTTATGCGCGACTTATCAAAGAGCGTTTTCCGCAGGTGCGCACCTTAGTGGCGCCCGACTCCGACCGGCTGGAACGGTACATAGGCGAGGCGGATGCGCTGCTTGGCGCCCGCTTTCCCGTGGAGGTCTTCGACAAGGCGAAGAAGCTGCGCTGGTTCCAGTGCGCCAACGCTGGAATTGATACCATCTTTCCCATTCGCGATAGAGTGGGAGAGCTAATGGTTACCAATGCACGCGGCATCCACGGCGATGTCATTGCCGATCATGTGATGGCCGGCGTGACGATGCTGCATTGGGATTTCCGGCGATTTCTGCGGGAGCAGAATGATCGGCAATGGAGCCCACGATTTGTAGCGCCGCTGGCAGAAAAGACACTTGGCGTCGTCGGATTGGGATCGATTGGAGCGACCATCGCCCGGCGCGCCAAGAGTGCGGGTATGACGGTGGTTGGTTCAAAGCGGGACATCTCTTTGCCAGTCGAGGGTGTCGACCGGCTGTTCGCCTCCGACGCACTCGAGGATCTGCTGCCTCTTTGCGATTTCGTTGTCTTGGCACTACCGGGAACGCCGGAGACGGCGGGTGCCATCGAAGCAGCCGAGATCGGGCTCATCAGGCCCCATGCGTTTCTAAATCAATATCGCTCGAGGCAGCGTTGTGGTGGAGGCCGAACTCATCAAGGCGCTGCGGACCGGCGCGATCGCAGGTGCAATGCTTGA
- a CDS encoding NAD(P)-dependent oxidoreductase, which translates to MEAELIKALRTGAIAGAMLDVFEKEPLPEDNPLWDMPNVIVTPHLAGSPTNYEDRVFSIFADNLDRFIKGEALMNVVDLGRGY; encoded by the coding sequence GTGGAGGCCGAACTCATCAAGGCGCTGCGGACCGGCGCGATCGCAGGTGCAATGCTTGACGTATTCGAGAAGGAGCCGCTGCCCGAGGACAACCCGCTTTGGGACATGCCAAACGTGATCGTCACACCGCATCTGGCGGGAAGTCCGACGAATTATGAGGATCGAGTGTTCTCCATCTTCGCGGATAATCTCGATCGTTTCATCAAGGGAGAGGCACTGATGAATGTCGTGGATCTGGGGCGCGGCTATTAA